Proteins encoded by one window of Lepeophtheirus salmonis chromosome 3, UVic_Lsal_1.4, whole genome shotgun sequence:
- the Egfr gene encoding epidermal growth factor receptor isoform X3, producing MLISDITLRRRKPVMSLPLLIALLLSIHLPGATPLEEKVCIGTKGRMSVPNNREHHYRNLRDRYTNCTYVDGNLELTWLQDENLDLSFLQHIREVTGYVLISHVDVRKIVLPSLQIIRGRTLFKLSVRDDKFSLMVTLSKMHYLEMPALRDILEGSVGILNNYNLCHIKTIEWEEIITGPRGKYVYVYNFNEPERDCTPCHESCQSGCWGEGPSNCQKFSKINCSPQCHKGRCFGELPRECCHLFCAGGCTGPKQSDCLACRNFFDDGVCKQECPPMQRYNPIKYRWEKNPEGKYAYGATCVKECPKHLLKDNGACVRICPPKKKTVNGECVPCDGPCPKTCHFNEVMHAGNIDSFQNCTVIEGSITILDSTFNGFQEVYENYTFGNRYPAMDPKKLEVFTTLKEVTGYINIQGHHPNFKNLNAFRNLEVIGGRTLTEYFSALYIVKTALTSLGLKSLRKIRSGAVSILENKDLCYAQEINWQKIMKSPSHNTLLQNNKNPQECIRQDHMCDPQCSAEGCWGPGNNSCLSCKKFQVDSECISSCDPNLGLYKVKENKCMKCHKECDLTCKGPGPGNCDKCKHTKDGPFCVSHCPDGKYHNSSFGTCKPCHENCVGGCDGPGNTIGPRGCKSCEKAIVSNLGNILQCLEKDEHCPEAHFEEWVVRQTQGKLEPLAGKAICRPCHSLCKKCNGYGFHDDVCQECVHFSQDQQCVPECDGDYYKDSTKCKPCSEECRGCYGMGPDKCLACKNYKVYLTGEFPGNINSSTAPFNCTHTCPKERPNKILPEEGDADPFCSAEALHLGRTLTAQNSIPAIIGGLVGCIVLLGLFLSVFGYQWRQRAKAKENTAKMTMVMTGYEDNEPLRPTNIKPNLAKLKIVREAELRCGGILGYGAFGTVYKGVWVPEGENVKIPVAVKVLREGTGSNANKEILEEAYIMASVEHPNLLQLLAVCMTSQMMLVTQLMPLGCLLDYVRNNKDKIGSKPLLNWCTQIARGMAHLEERRLVHRDLAARNVLVQTPSCVKITDFGLAKLLDINEDEYKAAGGKMPIKWLALECIQHRIFTHKSDVWAFGVTVWELLTYGGRPYENIPARDVPDLLEKGERLAQPPICTIDVYMILIKCWMVDSECRPLFKELGEEFAKMAQDPGRYLVIPGDKLMRLPSYTTQDERELIRNLSSNIGGSKVVMGAEEYLNPGRLPPHHSPTDTNGPTTPTQKFFPPNMPPPSYNDSTLHLQHSNHLRQSKYGSSSGVNDGFSTLGSRSCRFGSNFFSSSCDPLKLLEDDNVDSMPNPSTSTLQHNNSHKSTLPLGSTSNVNSNNTLSRRQVNGLRLNLPMDDEEYLVPSPHSPHSAAAAAQQSNTTPNNNINNNTNAYMDLISDPKNPTMFPYPPPQGYFLTDNPPNYGRVPDFVDSSSTSSGHPNLTGRIGNSVGGGFISMDNPEYILNNDQKPSRGDYHTLGIPFIPNSPSSSQGGPPSIAGSTASYPMPPPVSTASLVVAAGSSANSTPPATQQQPSSAGLNGVINGYCRSSNPPRSSGEESDDHDYYNDFERLNRELQPLHPRNTLPSKHETTV from the exons GCACTTCGag atattttaGAAGGAAGTGTAGggattttaaacaattataatctaTGTCATATCAAGACGATTGAATGGGAAGAAATCATTACGGGTCCTAGAGGAAAATATGTGTATGTTTATAACTTCAATGAACCTGAAAGAGATTGCACTCCTTGTCATGAATCTTGCCAAAGCGGGTGTTGGGGTGAAGGcccttcaaattgtcaaaaattttctaaaattaattgcAGTCCTCAGTGTCATAAAGGACGATGCTTTGGAGAACTTCCTCGAGAGTGCTGTCATCTCTTTTGTGCAGGAGGATGTACTGGGCCTAAACAATCTGATTGTCTT gcATGTAGAAATTTCTTTGACGATGGAGTATGCAAGCAAGAATGCCCGCCGATGCAAAGGTACAATCCTATAAAATATCGTTGGGAAAAGAATCCTGAAGGAAAATACGCTTACGGTGCGACCTGCGTTAAAGAATGTCCCAAGCATCTGCTTAAAGACAACGGGGCATGTGTGAGAATATGCCCTCCTAAGAAAAAG actgTAAATGGAGAATGTGTTCCCTGCGATGGGCCTTGTCCAAAGACGTGTCATTTCAATGAAGTGATGCATGCTGGAAATATCGATTCCTTTCAAAACTGTACAGTGATTGAGGGATCGATAACCATTTTAGACTCTACTTTTAATGGCTTCCAAGAAGTCTATGAAAACTATACTTTTGGAAATCGATATCCTGCAATGGATCCAAAGAAATTGGAAGTTTTTACAACGCTAAAAGAAGTGACTGGATACATCAATATTCAAGGACACCATCCTAATTTTAAAAACCTGAACGCCTTCCGTAATTTGGAAGTAATTGGAGGTCGAACACTCACGGAGTATTTTTCGGCTCTCTATATTGTTAAGACTGCTTTAACTTCATTAGGACTTAAATCTTTGAGAAAAATTCGTTCTGGAGCTGTTTCTATTTTAGAAAACAAAGATTTGTGCTATGCTCAAGAGATTAATTGgcaaaaaatcatgaaaagcCCTTCTCATAATACTCTTCtgcaaaacaataaaaatccaCAAGAGTGCATTCGCCAAGATCACATGTGTGATCCACAGTGTTCTGCAGAAGGATGCTGGGGACCAGGAAATAATTCCTGTTTGTCATGTAAAAAATTTCAGGTTGATAGCGAATGCATATCCAGTTGTGATCCAAATTTAGGACTTTACaaagtgaaagaaaataaatgtatgaaatGTCACAAGGAGTGTGATTTGACTTGCAAAGGTCCAGGACCAGGAAATTGTGATAAGTGTAAGCATACCAAGGATGGACCCTTTTGTGTGTCACATTGTCCTGATGGAAAGTATCATAATTCCTCTTTTGGAACATGTAAGCCTTGTCATGAAAATTGTGTTGGAGGCTGTGATGGACCAGGAAATACAATAGGACCTCGaggatgtaaatcctgtgagaAGGCCATTGTATCTAACTTGGGAAATATCTTACAGTGTTTAGAAAAAGACGAACACTGCCCTGAAGCCCATTTTGAGGAGTGGGTTGTGCGTCAGACTCAAGGAAAGTTGGAACCCTTAGCCGGGAAGGCCATTTGTCGTCCATGTCATTCGCTTTGTAAGAAATGTAATGGCTATGGATTTCACGATGATGTGTGCCAGGAATGTGTACATTTTTCTCAGGATCAGCAATGTGTTCCAGAGTGTGACGGGGATTACTATAAAGACTCTACCAAATGCAAGCCTTGTTCTGAAGAATGCAGAGGTTGCTATGGAATGGGTCCTGATAAATGTTTGGCCTGCAAAAATTACAAGGTATATTTAACAGGCGAGTTCCCTGGTAATATTAACTCCTCAACTGCTCCTTTCAATTGTACTCACACCTGTCCGAAGGAGAGGCCAAACAAAATTTTGCCTGAAGAAGGCGATGCAGATCCCTTCTGCTCAGCAGAGGCACTACACTTGGGAAGAACCTTGACGGCTCAGAATTCTATTCCTGCAATAATTGGGGGATTAGTAGGATGTATTGTCTTACTTGGGctatttttgtctgtttttgGATATCAATGGAGACAAAGAGCAAAAGCAAAGGAAAATACAGCTAAAATGACAATGGTAATGACAGGGTATGAAGACAATGAACCCCTACGTCCTACTAATATAAAACCTAACTTAGCGAAGCTCAAAATTGTTCGTGAAGCTGAACTTCGTTGTGGAGGTATATTAGGTTATGGTGCATTTGGAACTGTATATAAAGGTGTTTGGGTACCTGAAGgagaaaatgtcaaaatccCCGTGGCTGTAAAGGTACTTAGAGAAGGAACTGGATCAAATGCTAACAAGGAAATCTTAGAAGAAGCTTACATTATGGCTAGTGTTGAGCATCCAAACCTGTTACAACTCTTAGCTGTTTGTATGACATCTCAGATGATGCTCGTCACTCAGCTTATGCCTCTTGGATGTCTTCTTGACTACGTTCGCAACAACAAAGATAAAATTGGATCTAAACCATTATTGAATTGGTGTACGCAAATTGCACGAGGAATGGCTCATCTAGAGGAACGTCGTTTAGTTCATAGGGATCTTGCAGCGAGGAACGTTCTCGTTCAAACACCTTCCTGTGTTAAGATTACAGATTTTGGTCTTGCAAAACTTTTGGATATTAATGAGGATGAATATAAAGCTGCTGGTGGAAAAATGCCTATTAAATGGTTGGCTTTAGAATGCATTCAGCATCgtatttttactcataaatcAGATGTTTGGGCCTTCGGAGTCACTGTGTGGGAATTACTCACTTATGGTGGTCGACCATATGAAAACATTCCCGCACGGGACGTACCAGACTTACTGGAAAAGGGAGAAAGGTTAGCACAACCTCCCATTTGTACGATTGATGTGTATATGATTCTCATCAAGTGTTGGATGGTAGATTCTGAATGTAGACCCCTTTTTAAAGAATTGGGAGAGGAGTTTGCCAAAATGGCTCAAGACCCCGGACGTTATTTAGTTATACCCGGAGATAAATTAATGAGGCTTCCATCTTATACCACTCAAGATGAAAGAGAACTTATTCGTAATTTGTCAAGTAATATAGGAGGATCTAAAGTAGTCATGGGAGCAGAGGAGTATTTAAATCCTGGTCGGCTTCCACCGCATCACTCTCCTACTGATACAAATGGTCCAACAACACCTACCCAAAAGTTTTTCCCTCCAAATATGCCTCCCCCTTCATACAATGATTCGACTCTGCACCTTCAACACTCGAACCATCTACGCCAATCGAAATACGGTTCCTCCAGTGGTGTTAACGATGGTTTTAGTACACTAGGGTCTCGAAGTTGTCGTTTTGggtccaattttttttcgtcGAGCTGTGATCCTTTAAAATTGTTGG aagatgACAATGTGGATTCCATGCCAAATCCTTCAACGTCAACTCTTCAACATAATAATAGTCACAAATCAACATTACCATTAGGCAGCACATCCAACGTTAATTCAAATAACACTCTAAGTCGTCGTCAAGTAAATGGACTAAGACTGAATCTCCCTATGGATGACGAGGAGTATTTGGTACCCTCTCCGCATTCCCCTCATTCTGCAGCGGCGGCAGCACAACAGAGCAATACCACTCCCAATAACAAcattaataacaatacaaatgCCTATATGGACTTAATTTCAGATCCTAAAAATCCCACAATGTTTCCGTATCCTCCACCTCAGGGATACTTTTTGACAG ataaccCTCCTAATTATGGCCGTGTACCTGATTTTGTGGACTCCAGTAGCACCAGCAGTGGACATCCTAATTTAACTGGCCGAATTGGTAATTCTGTTGGTGGAGGATTCATCTCTATGGATAACCCTGAATACATTCTGAATAACGATCAAAAACCATCTCGAGGAGACTATCATACTCTTGGCATTCCTTTCATACCTAATAGTCCAAGTTCCAGTCAAGGGGGCCCACCGTCTATAGCTGGTTCGACAGCCTCATACCCCATGCCTCCACCTGTTTCTACAGCTTCCCTGGTTGTTGCTGCAGGCTCATCAGCCAACTCCACTCCTCCTGCAACACAACAACAACCTTCTTCAGCTGGACTTAATGGTGTCATCAATGGTTATTGTAGATCATCCAACCCTCCACGTTCCTCTGGCGAAGAGTCTGATGATCACGATTATTATAATGACTTTGAAAGACTTAATCGGGAGTTACAACCCCTACATCCTAGAAATACTCTTCCATCCAAACATGAAACTACCGTTTAA